In one window of Ruminococcus hominis DNA:
- a CDS encoding MFS transporter yields the protein MKKKNEKNVKKYLALILMMFAMSTIYTLPYLRYSFFTALQDAMGLSNDATKYGNLMSVYGIMNLLMYLPGGIIADKFDSKKLLVFSMVGTGALGLWMATWPSYNGLLIIHLLFGITTVLTFWSSSVKVVNLLASSGEQGETFGFLESGRNVIGLALSAITLALFAYLSKKVNEVAGITFVIVLYSIIMILVGIVLYFMLPNFAKDPETTNASVKDSLIAMGKCFKMPITWCLSAFIFTCSIMTGSGSYYAPYLQEFCGMTVAAASTYAVVRTTVAPILAGPVAGKASKKFGRSTPVIMFGCIGLIITNILLRLVPGKTNVLFLIMVIMVLTAFSYSCNRSVYWATIDEVGAPKNVVGSITGIASMIGFLPDAFLGTLYGSWIDNFGMEIAYNKIFTFCVIVSVLGLFVALCGDRIIKKAQKTQKTIEKK from the coding sequence GTGAAGAAAAAAAACGAGAAAAATGTAAAGAAATATTTAGCGTTAATCCTCATGATGTTTGCTATGAGTACAATTTACACATTACCATATTTGCGATATTCATTCTTTACAGCTTTGCAAGATGCAATGGGATTATCAAATGATGCAACCAAATATGGAAACTTAATGTCTGTCTATGGAATTATGAATCTATTAATGTATTTACCGGGTGGAATTATTGCAGACAAATTTGATTCCAAAAAGTTGCTTGTATTCTCAATGGTTGGAACAGGAGCGCTAGGACTTTGGATGGCAACATGGCCTTCCTACAATGGATTATTAATTATCCATTTGTTATTTGGTATTACCACAGTTTTGACATTCTGGTCCTCATCTGTCAAAGTTGTAAATTTATTAGCATCTTCTGGTGAACAAGGAGAAACATTCGGATTCCTGGAAAGCGGACGAAATGTTATTGGTTTAGCTCTTAGTGCTATTACATTAGCATTATTCGCATATTTATCAAAAAAAGTTAATGAAGTAGCAGGAATTACTTTTGTTATTGTACTTTATTCTATTATTATGATTCTTGTAGGTATTGTACTTTATTTTATGCTCCCTAATTTTGCAAAAGACCCAGAAACAACAAATGCAAGTGTCAAAGATAGTTTGATTGCTATGGGGAAATGTTTCAAAATGCCAATTACATGGTGCTTATCCGCATTCATTTTTACATGTAGTATTATGACAGGATCTGGTTCTTATTATGCACCTTATTTACAGGAATTTTGTGGAATGACTGTTGCGGCAGCATCTACATATGCAGTAGTACGAACAACAGTAGCTCCTATTTTGGCCGGTCCTGTTGCTGGTAAAGCTTCTAAGAAATTTGGAAGATCTACACCAGTTATTATGTTTGGATGTATTGGGTTGATTATTACAAATATTTTGCTTCGCTTAGTACCAGGAAAGACAAATGTACTATTTTTGATAATGGTAATTATGGTTCTAACTGCATTTTCATATTCATGTAATAGATCTGTGTATTGGGCAACAATTGATGAAGTTGGAGCTCCAAAGAATGTAGTTGGAAGTATTACTGGTATTGCATCTATGATAGGATTTTTACCTGATGCATTTCTCGGAACATTATATGGTAGTTGGATTGATAATTTTGGTATGGAAATAGCATATAATAAAATCTTTACTTTCTGCGTTATTGTATCAGTACTTGGACTTTTTGTAGCACTATGTGGTGATCGTATTATTAAAAAGGCTCAGAAGACTCAAAAGACAATAGAAAAAAAATAA